A part of Solibacillus sp. FSL H8-0538 genomic DNA contains:
- a CDS encoding Yip1 family protein, producing the protein MTQNQQVEPFVDDRQPILSIALKPRETIRYVLQHKGLRYFVFVGIIGAFSSNLASFIGTKYNAAITLGDIVYSSFISGVLLFILTTVIISALLHTLGKTLGGRGKFKEMFRAMCVTVIPYIWILPVLLFWMQLSPQSYFSMASADQILGDVLMKFVGSGLVMIMGIWTFVITLIGISEVHKFSKWKAFFAFIIAVIILAIILFALSTAAGVQLY; encoded by the coding sequence TTGACGCAAAATCAGCAAGTAGAACCATTTGTAGATGACCGACAACCCATTTTATCTATAGCACTAAAGCCACGTGAAACGATTCGTTACGTATTGCAGCATAAAGGGCTGCGGTATTTTGTATTTGTCGGCATCATCGGAGCGTTTAGTAGTAACTTAGCGAGCTTTATTGGAACGAAATATAATGCAGCCATTACATTAGGGGATATCGTCTATTCTTCGTTTATTAGTGGCGTTTTGTTATTTATTTTAACGACAGTAATCATTTCTGCACTTCTTCATACGCTAGGGAAGACTCTAGGTGGAAGGGGTAAATTTAAAGAGATGTTCCGTGCAATGTGTGTGACAGTCATTCCGTATATTTGGATTTTACCGGTACTACTATTTTGGATGCAGCTTTCACCACAATCGTATTTTAGTATGGCGAGTGCAGATCAAATACTAGGGGATGTACTAATGAAGTTCGTTGGCTCAGGACTTGTCATGATCATGGGCATTTGGACATTTGTTATCACCCTCATTGGAATATCAGAAGTACATAAATTTTCAAAGTGGAAAGCATTTTTTGCATTTATAATAGCTGTCATTATCTTAGCTATTATTTTATTCGCGTTAAGTACTGCTGCAGGGGTACAACTCTATTAG
- the tyrS gene encoding tyrosine--tRNA ligase, with product MTNALLEDLAWRGLLYQQTDAEGMEKLLNEQSVSLYCGVDPTADSMHIGHIVPLLTLRRFQKAGHKPVLLVGGATGMVGDPSGRSEERQLQTVEQIDKNVQGLKKQFERLFDFGSDAANTASLVNNYDWIGKMSLIEFLRDYGKLVNVNYLLGKDTIASRLDTGISFTEFTYTIIQGIDFNHLYDNHNVRIQVGGSDQWGNITTGLEVIRKTHEEEAKAFGITIPLVTKADGTKFGKSASGAVWLDAQKTSPYEFYQFWINAADADVIKYLKIFTFLTREEIEALEVGVQEEAHLRKAQKALAEEMTRLIHGEEGLEQAIRITAALFSGDLKALSVEEMKVAFAGVPSVEVAKEDKNIVELIVEAGISSSKRQAREDVTNGAISINGEKITDLEYVVNSKDRLEDAFTIVRRGKKKYHMVKFLG from the coding sequence ATGACAAACGCATTATTAGAAGATTTAGCTTGGCGCGGTCTGTTATACCAACAAACAGACGCGGAAGGCATGGAAAAATTATTAAACGAACAGTCGGTATCGTTATACTGTGGTGTTGACCCAACAGCCGATTCAATGCATATCGGTCATATTGTTCCATTACTTACACTTCGTCGTTTCCAAAAAGCTGGTCACAAACCGGTACTATTAGTGGGCGGAGCAACAGGTATGGTGGGTGATCCATCTGGTCGTTCAGAAGAGCGTCAATTGCAAACAGTAGAGCAAATCGACAAAAACGTACAAGGGCTTAAGAAGCAATTTGAGCGTCTGTTTGATTTTGGTAGTGATGCAGCAAACACTGCATCACTTGTAAACAACTATGATTGGATTGGCAAAATGAGCTTGATTGAATTCCTACGTGATTATGGGAAATTAGTCAATGTAAACTACCTACTAGGAAAAGACACAATTGCATCGCGCCTTGATACAGGGATTTCATTTACTGAGTTCACGTACACAATTATTCAAGGAATTGACTTCAATCACTTATACGACAACCATAATGTTCGCATTCAAGTGGGTGGTTCGGATCAATGGGGCAATATTACAACTGGTCTTGAAGTAATTCGTAAAACACATGAAGAAGAAGCAAAAGCATTCGGTATTACAATTCCGCTTGTAACAAAAGCGGACGGTACAAAATTTGGTAAATCCGCTAGTGGCGCAGTATGGTTAGACGCTCAGAAAACATCTCCGTACGAGTTCTACCAATTTTGGATTAACGCTGCAGACGCAGATGTTATTAAGTATTTAAAAATCTTCACATTCTTAACGCGTGAAGAAATCGAAGCGTTAGAAGTAGGCGTGCAAGAAGAAGCACATTTACGTAAAGCACAAAAAGCTTTAGCAGAAGAAATGACGCGCTTAATTCACGGTGAAGAAGGCTTAGAGCAAGCAATACGTATTACGGCTGCTTTATTCTCAGGTGATCTTAAAGCCCTTTCAGTAGAAGAAATGAAAGTAGCCTTTGCAGGTGTTCCTTCAGTAGAAGTTGCAAAAGAAGATAAAAATATCGTGGAATTAATTGTAGAAGCAGGTATTTCTTCATCAAAACGTCAAGCCCGTGAAGATGTAACGAATGGTGCTATTTCAATTAACGGCGAAAAAATAACGGATCTTGAATATGTAGTAAATAGCAAAGACCGCTTAGAAGACGCCTTTACAATCGTTCGCCGCGGTAAGAAAAAATATCATATGGTAAAATTTTTAGGATAA
- a CDS encoding iron-containing alcohol dehydrogenase encodes MSNVLTQFAMPSINLFGAGAIQEVGTRLQDFQVKKALIVTDEGLHQLGLSENIATIIREAGIEVAIFPKAEPNPTDKNVEEGAQVYEAEGCDGIVSLGGGSSHDAAKGIGLIASNGGRIHDYEGVDKSINPLVPLIAINTTAGTASEMTRFTIITDLSRKVKMAIVDKHVTPRVSINDPELMLGLPPALTAATGLDALTHAIEAYVSTGATPITDACAEKVLQLIPKYLPRAYANGGDLEAREQMVYAQFLAGMAFNNASLGYVHAIAHQFGGFYNLPHGVCNAILLPHVCSFNLSSRTERFAKIAELLGENVVGLSAREAAEKAISSIKRLSKDLNIPSGFREMGAKEEDIETLAKNAMLDVCAVSNPRKANLEEVKQIITNSMGPVVAKQLEAVTN; translated from the coding sequence ATGTCAAATGTTCTTACGCAATTCGCAATGCCATCTATCAATTTATTTGGAGCAGGGGCAATTCAAGAAGTCGGTACACGTTTACAAGACTTTCAAGTGAAAAAAGCGTTAATCGTAACAGATGAAGGATTACATCAATTAGGACTTTCCGAAAACATCGCAACAATTATTCGTGAAGCTGGAATTGAAGTAGCCATTTTCCCTAAAGCAGAGCCTAATCCTACAGATAAAAATGTAGAAGAAGGCGCTCAAGTTTATGAAGCTGAAGGCTGTGATGGGATTGTATCGCTTGGTGGCGGTAGTTCTCATGATGCAGCAAAAGGAATTGGACTTATCGCTTCAAACGGCGGACGCATTCATGACTATGAAGGCGTAGATAAGTCAATCAACCCTCTTGTTCCACTAATCGCAATTAATACAACTGCGGGTACAGCGAGCGAAATGACTCGCTTTACAATAATTACAGATTTAAGTCGTAAAGTAAAAATGGCAATTGTTGATAAGCATGTGACACCACGCGTTTCGATTAACGATCCTGAGTTAATGCTCGGTTTACCACCTGCTTTAACAGCAGCTACTGGTTTAGATGCGTTAACACACGCAATCGAAGCTTATGTATCAACAGGTGCTACACCAATTACAGATGCTTGTGCAGAAAAAGTGTTACAGCTTATTCCTAAGTATTTACCACGTGCTTATGCGAATGGCGGAGATTTAGAAGCACGCGAGCAAATGGTATATGCGCAATTTTTAGCAGGTATGGCATTTAATAATGCTTCTCTTGGCTATGTTCATGCGATTGCACACCAATTTGGTGGTTTCTACAATTTACCACACGGTGTATGTAATGCAATTTTATTACCACATGTATGTAGCTTCAATTTATCAAGCCGGACAGAGCGTTTCGCGAAAATCGCTGAGCTATTAGGTGAAAATGTCGTTGGCTTAAGTGCACGTGAAGCGGCTGAAAAAGCGATTTCATCAATCAAACGACTATCGAAAGACTTAAATATTCCATCTGGTTTCCGCGAAATGGGTGCAAAAGAAGAGGATATCGAAACATTAGCGAAAAACGCTATGCTAGACGTTTGCGCAGTGTCAAACCCACGTAAAGCTAATCTTGAAGAAGTAAAACAAATTATTACAAATTCAATGGGTCCTGTTGTAGCCAAACAACTAGAGGCCGTAACAAATTAA
- a CDS encoding transglycosylase domain-containing protein: MKQWLEKFNEKIESLASSKWMRTVRITGGVIWNLALLFTISLTATVIFIGAAGAGYFASLVKDEPLRTKAEMREQIFNYEETSEIYFADNIYIGKLRTDLDRRETSLTSVSPMVVNAVLATEDEYFREHKGIVPKAVLRGLLQDVTNSATQTGGSTLTQQLIKNQILTNEVSYERKAKEILLALRVEKFMSKEEILEAYLNIIPYGRNASGRNIAGIVTAAEGIFGVKASELTLPQAAYIAGIPQAPYKYTPFTNKGVLKSAEAIQPGIDRMKTVLFRMKEAGYITEAQYEFAVNYDITQDFSEPEDRPEDKYPWLTTELETRAKIIIAELLAEEDGIDPQRLQEESNLYDKYIILADRDVRSKGYRIYSTINKEMYDGMQEAAQNFQYYGHTYTKKEVDSETGEEKEVQVPVQVGSIMIENTTGKILSFVGGRDHKLEALNHATGAYRSNGSTMKPLLAYGPALEYGIIGAGSPVVDVKFTRSYDNYSPSNYIESQELGLIPAREALASSQNLTALRLYDSILDRRPATFLEKMGFSRLTDVDYTNLSTTIGGITHGATVEENTNAYTTFANGGNFVDAYMIEKIEDLDGNIIYEHKVQPVEVFSPETAYLMTDMLRDVLTDGTATRAKSLLKFSSDFAAKTGTTQDYKDVWLVGYNPNISLGVWLGYDQPRSLYAFNNTYYQPSTRVNMLWATLMNKMYEMNPKLVGTKDSFKQPENVVSASFCGISGLAPSGTCSAAGLVRTDLFNKLVFLPTERDDSFISSTSVVVGDRNYAALPSTPAEFVERKGYGLNKAFMDRMLGRLGGNASKLLPYSSNNSVVAGATFKADNLPPGAVVTVLEGNMLTWSKSPSNDVIGYRVYRISDEGRTLVSTLKTYEGRRIPITVGTRYVVVAVDITGLESGYSNEVGESLIQPEDKPIEEPEITEEIEETDEIEDEIETYEP; this comes from the coding sequence GTGAAACAATGGCTCGAAAAATTTAACGAAAAAATCGAATCACTCGCATCTTCTAAATGGATGCGAACAGTAAGAATTACCGGGGGCGTTATTTGGAATTTGGCGCTTTTATTTACAATATCATTAACTGCAACTGTCATTTTTATAGGCGCTGCTGGAGCAGGTTATTTTGCTTCTCTCGTTAAAGACGAACCACTTCGAACGAAAGCAGAAATGCGTGAGCAAATTTTCAATTACGAAGAAACAAGCGAAATTTACTTTGCTGACAATATTTACATTGGTAAACTTAGAACGGATTTAGATCGTCGCGAAACGTCTTTAACATCTGTTTCACCAATGGTCGTGAATGCTGTACTCGCAACAGAAGATGAATATTTCCGCGAGCATAAGGGCATCGTGCCAAAAGCGGTACTTCGTGGATTACTACAGGATGTAACAAACTCTGCTACTCAAACAGGCGGCTCTACTTTAACTCAACAATTAATTAAAAATCAAATTTTAACGAATGAAGTTTCCTACGAAAGGAAGGCCAAGGAAATTTTACTTGCGCTTCGCGTGGAGAAATTCATGTCAAAAGAAGAAATTTTAGAAGCCTATTTAAACATTATTCCTTATGGTCGAAATGCATCTGGTCGTAATATTGCCGGCATTGTGACAGCCGCAGAGGGAATTTTCGGGGTCAAGGCGTCCGAGCTGACATTGCCTCAAGCCGCTTATATAGCTGGTATACCGCAAGCACCTTATAAATACACACCTTTTACAAATAAAGGTGTGTTAAAAAGTGCAGAAGCAATTCAACCCGGGATTGATCGTATGAAAACCGTGCTTTTCCGAATGAAGGAAGCTGGCTATATTACAGAGGCACAATATGAATTTGCTGTAAATTATGATATTACACAAGATTTCAGTGAGCCTGAGGACCGCCCTGAAGATAAGTATCCTTGGTTAACAACGGAGCTGGAAACGCGAGCAAAAATTATAATCGCTGAGTTATTAGCTGAAGAAGACGGGATTGATCCGCAGCGTCTACAAGAGGAATCAAATCTCTATGACAAATATATCATTTTAGCGGATCGTGACGTTCGCTCAAAAGGATACCGAATTTATTCTACGATTAATAAAGAAATGTATGACGGTATGCAAGAGGCTGCACAAAACTTCCAGTATTATGGTCATACGTATACAAAAAAAGAAGTTGATAGCGAAACAGGAGAGGAAAAAGAAGTACAAGTTCCTGTTCAAGTCGGCAGTATTATGATTGAAAACACTACAGGAAAAATTTTAAGCTTTGTTGGTGGTCGCGATCATAAACTTGAAGCACTGAACCATGCAACCGGAGCATATCGTTCAAACGGTTCAACAATGAAGCCATTACTTGCATACGGACCTGCACTTGAATACGGCATAATCGGTGCGGGTAGTCCCGTTGTTGACGTGAAATTCACTCGTAGCTATGACAATTATAGCCCGTCTAACTATATTGAATCACAAGAGCTTGGGCTAATCCCAGCACGCGAGGCACTTGCTTCTTCCCAAAACTTAACAGCGTTACGTCTTTATGATTCAATTTTAGACCGGAGACCAGCTACATTCCTTGAAAAAATGGGCTTCTCTAGACTAACAGACGTCGATTACACCAACTTATCGACAACAATTGGTGGAATAACGCATGGAGCAACAGTTGAGGAAAACACAAATGCCTATACAACCTTTGCAAATGGCGGAAATTTTGTTGATGCGTACATGATTGAAAAAATTGAAGATTTAGATGGCAATATCATTTATGAACATAAAGTACAGCCTGTTGAAGTATTTTCTCCAGAAACGGCCTATCTCATGACAGATATGCTACGTGATGTCCTAACGGATGGTACTGCAACACGTGCAAAAAGTTTATTAAAATTCTCATCTGATTTTGCTGCAAAAACTGGTACAACACAAGATTATAAGGACGTTTGGTTAGTCGGTTATAATCCGAACATTTCACTCGGAGTATGGCTTGGTTATGATCAGCCGCGTTCACTTTATGCATTCAATAATACGTACTATCAACCAAGCACGCGCGTCAACATGCTTTGGGCTACTCTTATGAACAAAATGTACGAGATGAATCCCAAGCTTGTCGGTACAAAAGATAGCTTTAAGCAGCCTGAAAATGTTGTTTCCGCATCATTTTGTGGTATTTCTGGACTTGCACCTTCTGGGACATGTTCAGCAGCTGGTCTAGTACGTACTGATTTATTCAATAAGCTTGTATTTTTACCAACTGAGCGGGATGATAGCTTTATTTCATCTACGTCAGTCGTAGTAGGCGACCGGAACTATGCCGCCCTTCCTTCAACACCAGCAGAATTTGTTGAAAGAAAAGGCTACGGCCTGAATAAAGCATTCATGGACCGTATGTTAGGCAGATTAGGCGGAAATGCTTCAAAATTATTACCTTACAGTTCTAACAATAGTGTTGTAGCAGGTGCAACGTTTAAGGCAGATAATTTGCCGCCTGGAGCTGTTGTAACAGTACTTGAAGGCAATATGTTAACTTGGTCTAAATCCCCATCAAATGATGTAATTGGTTATCGCGTATATCGTATAAGCGATGAAGGGCGAACACTCGTTTCCACACTGAAAACATACGAAGGTCGTCGCATTCCTATTACTGTCGGTACACGCTACGTGGTTGTTGCGGTTGATATTACAGGATTAGAATCTGGCTATTCAAATGAAGTAGGTGAATCGTTGATACAACCAGAGGATAAGCCAATCGAAGAACCCGAGATTACGGAAGAAATTGAAGAAACTGATGAGATTGAAGATGAAATAGAAACTTATGAACCTTGA
- the rpsD gene encoding 30S ribosomal protein S4, which yields MSRYTGPSWKISRRLGISLSGTGKEIEKRPYAPGQHGPNQRKKLSEYGLQLQEKQKLRHTYGMTERQFKNLYNKAGKLQGVHGENFMILLETRLDNLVYRLGLARTRRAARQLVNHGHVLVDGKRLDIPSYSVKPGQTISLREKSQNLTVVGEAIEVNNFVPEYLSFDADNKVGTFVRLPERSELSAEISEQLIVEFYSR from the coding sequence ATGTCTCGTTATACAGGTCCATCTTGGAAAATATCTCGTCGTCTTGGAATCTCTCTAAGCGGTACAGGTAAAGAAATCGAAAAACGCCCTTACGCACCAGGTCAACACGGCCCGAACCAACGTAAAAAATTATCAGAGTATGGTTTACAATTACAAGAGAAGCAAAAACTTCGCCACACTTATGGTATGACTGAACGTCAATTCAAAAACCTTTACAACAAAGCTGGTAAATTACAAGGTGTACATGGTGAAAACTTCATGATCCTTCTTGAAACTCGCCTTGATAACTTAGTTTACCGTTTAGGATTAGCTCGTACTCGTCGTGCAGCTCGTCAATTAGTTAACCACGGTCACGTATTAGTTGATGGTAAACGCCTTGATATCCCATCTTACAGCGTTAAACCAGGTCAAACGATTTCTCTTCGTGAAAAATCTCAAAACCTTACTGTTGTAGGTGAAGCTATCGAAGTAAACAACTTCGTACCAGAATACCTTTCATTTGATGCAGACAACAAAGTAGGTACATTCGTACGTCTACCAGAACGCTCTGAATTATCTGCTGAAATCAGCGAACAATTAATCGTAGAGTTCTACTCTCGTTAA
- a CDS encoding PstS family phosphate ABC transporter substrate-binding protein, with translation MEGNSIIVPIFASIFMLIGVVFFTGFVLLMTLLNGNIHYTTLILTVAVSLYVAYVLHMFRFFKTKKRVRIFWSIAGIALAGSLVQPIYYTYVDRIPTVDAEVNVYEYEPFTDSHKVATLDHEASLQLIDNLPKIDGATAMYPLYSAFVQATYPEKSYHPYQSEVMVNTTPDAYNNLISGRVDVIFTAGPSEAQRERAKKLGLEFKLTPIGREAFVFFVNQKNDIDGLTLQQIKDIYSGKVTNWSEVGGGDDSIRAFQRPEDSGSQTALQSLMGDTPIMEAPTEDVATGMGGIINEVSQYKNYKNAIGYTFRFYSTEMVGDNRIKLLEISGVSPTKETIRSGTYPIASDFYAVTTNTGNPNVEKFIDWVLSDEGQRLVEQAGYVPVME, from the coding sequence ATGGAAGGTAATTCTATTATTGTACCGATTTTTGCATCAATTTTTATGCTTATCGGAGTGGTATTCTTTACGGGTTTCGTTTTATTAATGACATTACTTAACGGAAATATTCATTATACGACACTCATTTTGACAGTGGCGGTTAGTTTGTATGTAGCATATGTATTACATATGTTTCGATTTTTTAAAACAAAGAAACGAGTGCGCATTTTCTGGTCTATTGCAGGCATTGCGCTTGCAGGAAGTTTAGTGCAGCCAATTTATTATACATATGTAGATCGTATACCAACTGTTGATGCGGAAGTAAACGTCTATGAATATGAACCATTTACGGACAGTCATAAAGTTGCGACATTAGATCATGAGGCGTCATTACAACTAATTGATAATCTCCCTAAAATAGACGGGGCAACGGCAATGTATCCATTGTATTCCGCATTTGTACAAGCGACTTATCCAGAAAAAAGCTATCATCCTTATCAAAGTGAGGTCATGGTGAATACCACACCCGATGCGTATAATAACTTAATTAGTGGTAGGGTGGATGTTATATTTACTGCGGGTCCTTCTGAAGCGCAAAGAGAAAGAGCAAAAAAGCTAGGCCTTGAGTTCAAGCTAACGCCGATTGGTCGCGAAGCATTTGTGTTTTTCGTGAATCAAAAAAACGACATTGATGGCTTAACGCTTCAGCAAATTAAAGACATTTATTCGGGTAAAGTAACGAATTGGTCTGAAGTAGGAGGCGGCGATGATTCGATTCGTGCGTTCCAACGTCCCGAAGATAGTGGGTCGCAAACGGCACTGCAATCATTAATGGGCGATACACCGATTATGGAAGCGCCAACAGAAGACGTGGCAACAGGTATGGGCGGTATTATAAACGAAGTATCCCAATATAAAAATTATAAAAATGCAATTGGTTATACGTTTCGATTTTATTCCACGGAAATGGTTGGAGACAATCGGATAAAATTATTAGAAATTAGTGGTGTCTCACCGACTAAGGAAACGATTCGTTCGGGGACATACCCGATTGCATCTGATTTTTATGCAGTGACGACAAATACAGGTAACCCGAATGTAGAGAAGTTTATTGATTGGGTATTATCGGATGAAGGTCAGCGGTTAGTTGAACAAGCGGGGTATGTGCCGGTAATGGAGTAA